ACAGCATCACAACGTCACCGCACCACCGCATCAATGCGCCTTCTTCTCCGCAGCCACCCCAGATGCTGGCAGCGGCAGCAGTTTCCCCTGCGCCTGGCGGGGTGCGGGGATTCCCAGAATCCGGGCGAGTGTCGGCGCCAGGTCGGCCACTTCCACGCGTTGGGCGACTTCGCCTTGACCGACCCAGGCGGGTCCCCAGGTCAGCAGCGGAACGTGGGTGTCGTATTCATGCGGCGAGCCGTGGGTGGTCCCCATCAGGCGAGAGCCGAACATCCAACCGGGCTTGGGCACCAGTTGCAGCGGTGCCGCCACGTCCGGGTGCCAGCTCTTGCGCATCTGTTCCAGGAAGGGGGTGGTGGTGTCGTTGCCGGCCAGTTGGGCGCGGGTGAAAGCCACCTGCACGCCGGGGATCTCCTCGGCCAGGGCTTTCGCCTTGGCATAGACATCGTCGTTGCGCAGGCCCTTGGTCTGGATCAGCGCTTCGTCGAACTGCAGACCGGTGGCCGAGAAGCCGCGCACCCAGCGGCCCTCGCCGTATTGTTTCGAGAGTCCGGCGTTCACATAACCAACGACCTGGGCGGGATTGATGCGTCCGGCGTCGCGGCCTTGGCCCCGTGCCCATTCCGGGGTGTCCATGAAGCCATGGTCGGCGGTCAGCACGGCGATGTAGTTGCCGCGGCCGATGCGTTGGTCCAGGTACTGGAACCAGCTTTGCAGGTGGCGGTCCAGGTGCAGGAAGTGGTCATGCGAGAGCCGCGATTCCGGCCCGAACGCGTGGTTCACATAGTCATGGCTGGACAGGCTGACCGAAAGGATGTCGGTTTGGTCGTCGGCGCCCAGTTGCTCGCCTTCGACGGCGGCGCGGGCGAAGGCCAGGGTCAGTTCGTCACCGAACGGCGAGGGCAGGATGTTGCCGTAGAAGCGCGGCCCCGGGCCGTCCATGTTGGCGCCCAGCACTGCCGGCAGCCGGTTGCCGTTGCCGCTGTTGGCCTGCCAGGGCTGGCCGTCCGGGACGCTGCGGGCGTAGGCCGATTCGGGCAGCATCGGCGTCCAGGCCTTGCCGAAGAATTGGTCGGCGGGCTTGGCCGCGTTGAAGGACTCCACCCAGGCCGGGTGCTTTTGCATGTAGTAGGTGGTGGACGCGAACTGGCCGGTCGAGCCCATGTACATGTAGGCCGTGCCCTTGTGGCCGGAGGGAAGGATCGCGCCGCGATCCTTGCCGGAGATGCCGATCATCTTGGAGCCGGGCTGCACCGTGCGCAGCACGTCGCCGACGGTCTCGACCTTGTAGTTTTCCGGGCTGGTGCCGGCGTGCGGCTCGGTCTTGTGGCCGATGTACTGGTAGCGGCTGTCCTCGGTGTTGTAGACCTCGTCACCGGTGACCGGATGGCGCCACTCGTTGCCGATGATGCTGCTGCGCTGCGGATAAGCGCCGCTGAGCATCACGGAATGGCCCGCTGCCGTCACCGTGTAGCCGTGGCCGTAGTACGCGTTGGCGAACCAGGTGCCGCGGTCGAGGAAGCGACGGAAACCGTCCGGCTGCAGTTGGTCCCGGTAGCCCAGCACCTGCCGGATCGGCAGGCCGTCCACCACCATGAAGACGACCAGCTTGGGTGGTTTGGCCGCCGGGGCGGTGGTCGGTGCCAGAGGGGCGGCGACGGCGTCCGTGGTGGCGTCGGACGGCGTGTGGCTGCAAGCGGCCAGCGCGGCGAGCACGGGCACCAGCAGCCAGGTGCGGCGGGTGAGGGTCATGGTCGGGGAGGGCGTTGCGCCGAAAACGTGTGACGGTGCAGTATCTCCCTGTCGGTCCGGACACCGTCCTCGGGCTGGCGCGCCTCCCTTGCCGCCCGGCTCGCGCGCCGCACAGTCGTGCGACGTGAGGTGAACGGGACGCCGCAAGGTGTCGCAGGCGCGAAGAAAGGGAATCTTCTGCGGCAACTTTCGGCCGGTCGTGGCAGCGGCGTGGGCTGGGTGATGCCCGCCAATTCAGGTGCCTCAATGGAAAAAGGGCCGATCACCACGCGGCAATCGGCCCCTTCCGTTTCTGATTGGAATCGCTTGCGCGCTCCCCTCCTGTTATTGAGCGCGATTGTGTGGCGCGCAGGCAAAGCTCATGCCCGGGTTTGCCCGGAGAGCTGTCTGAAAGCTGCGACTTCTTGCGCAAGATCGCTGGGGTTCGATGCTGAATGATGCGTGGATGCGACGTCAAAGCGATGTTGTCGACACGTCATGGCCCGGTCATCAGGCGGTATTACTGGCTGGCCGAGGGGGTCACAGACTGAAATGAGGGGCGGGTCTTGCGGCTTGCTGCGGTTCAGAAGGGCCAGCGACACCGTCGCTGAAACGTCGGGGTGATGGGCACCGTAAGGTGCGCCGTCTGGCGCTGCCGACAGCGCGCGGCGCCCACCGAGGTGCGTCCTGCGGCGATGTGAGGGCGAGCTGCCCGCACCGCGCTGAGCAAGGGGTCAGGCCGTGAGGGCGTCGTCCAACACTTCGATCCAATGCCGCACCGGGGTCGAGGTGCCCGATTGCAGGTGTTGAATGCAGCCGATGTTGCCCGACACGATGGCATCGGCCTGCAGCGGCGCGAGTGCGTCGAGCTTTCGTTCGCGCAACTGCTTGGACAGCAAGGGCTGCAGGACCGAATAGGTGCCAGCCGATCCGCAGCACAGGTGGCTCTCGCCTGGCGAGACGGCGATCTCGAATCCCAGTTCCCGCATCACGGATTCGACGCCGCCCCGGATCTGCTGCCCGTGCTGCAGCGTGCAGGGCGGGTGGTAGGCCAACCGAGGGGTGGGCCGGTTCGGCCGGAGTTGCGGCTTCAAAGCCGGCACCAGGGCCGGGAGCCATTCGCACAGATCGCGTGTCATGGCGGAGACGCGTGCGGCCTTCTCCGCATAGTCGGGGTCGTGGGCCAGCAGCCGTCCGTAGTCCTTGACCTGGACGCCGCAGCCGGAGGCGTTCATCACGATCGCCTCGACCGGCTGGTTGTGTCCCTCCACCATCGGCCACCAGGCGTCGATGTTGCGACGCGCGTCCTCCAGGCCGCCGTGGTGATCGTTCAGGTGAGCGCGAATGGCGCCGCAGCAACCGGCGTCGTCGGCCACCAGGGTCTGGATGCCTGCGGCGTCCAGGACGCGGGCGGTGGCCGCGTTGATGTTGGGAAGCATGGCCGGCTGCACGCAGCCCATCAGCATCAGCACCTTGCGCGCATGGGGGCGTTGCGGCCATTGGAAGGCCTGGGGCTGCGGTCGGGCGGGGACCTTGTCCTTCAGCGCGGCCGGCACGAAGGGGCGCAAGGCCTGGCCCAGTCTCAGGGCGGGCTGAAACAGCGCGGAGGTCATGCCCTCCTTCAGCAGCCAGCGCTGCAGGCGCTCGCCGCGGGGGCGGCCCACCTTGGCATCCACCACCCGCCGACCGATCTCGACCAGTTGCCCGTACTGCACGCCGGACGGACAGGTGCTTTCGCAATTGCGACAGGTCAGGCAACGGTCCAGGTGTTGCTGGGTGGTCTGGGTGGGCGTGGCCCCTTCGAGCACCTGCTTGATGAGATAGATGCGACCGCGAGGACCGTCGAGTTCATCGCCCAGCAATTGATAGGTCGGACAGGTGGCGGTGCAGAAGCCGCAATGCACGCATCGGCGCAGGATGGCCTCGGCGGTCTCGCCTTCGGGCGTGCCTTGGAATTCGGGGGCGAGGTGGGTTTGCATGGTCAGGCGGCGCATTGAAGCGGCCGGGTGCCGGGGAAGGCCTGGGCAAGCGCACGACGCATGGCGGGGTCATGCGCGAAGACCGCCATCCAGATGGAAAAGCCGCCCCGAGCCACGGCCGTCCGGAGGATGGCCGCGCGCACAAGGGGGGAGTCGTTTGCAGCCAGGTCGTCCCGGCTCTGGCAGGCGAGTGCCCAGGTCTCCAGCCGGTCGTCCCAGCGGTGATCGGCCGTCGAGAGCTGTTGCGGTTCACGAGACAGGCCGACCAGATCCAGCAGGGCGGCGGCGGGCGCGGCGTCCGCAAGGGTGGGGCGGGGACGGATACGTCCGGACTCGATGTATTCGAAGGCAGCGAATGTGTCGTGCGTGTCCGGAAACATGACACCGCCGACCGCCACATGGCGCGTCCCCTTGTGGCTGTTGCAGTTCATGCAGCCGAGCAGAAGGTTCTCCCAGGCGCGCTCGAGCTCAGGAAAGTGAAGTCTCGGCCATTTATGCTCGACAGCGAGGCCGACCGGCACGGGGCGCTCGCAGAAACTGCAGTAGCGGCCCAGGCGACGTTTCAGGTGATCTGCGGCGTCTTGGTAGGACGCCATCTCGACAGGCTGGCCATCGGCTTGCACGGGTGGCGGTCCCTTGTCGACGGCGCGCATGGTCACAGGCCTTTGACCACGCGACGCTGGCTGAGCCAGGCCGCAGCCGCAGGATCGTCGGCGAACACGGACAGCGCCAGATCCAATCGCGCCTTCAGCGCGGCCTTTGCTTCGGGCGTTGCGGCCGGCGTCTCGAGGAGCTCCAGGTAGTCCTGCGCCAGCCGCCGCATTTCCAGGAACCGCTGACTGCGTTGCGGCTGGTCAACGCCCATCACGTTCTCGGCAATGTCTTCGATGCTGTGGTCGGCCGTCGTCGCCCGTTGGCCGGTGGCCATGTCGATGACCGCGCCCCGCTCCAAGGCCGCCTGGATGAGGAAGGGGGAATGCGAGGCCACAATGAACTGGAGCTTCGGGAACACGGTGAGCAGGTTCTCGATGACGGAGCGCTGCCATTGTGGGTGCAGGTGAAGGTCCAGCTCATCGATCAGGACAATCCCCGGCGTCTCGGCCACGCAGTTCGCGCCCAGGTGAGAGTTCAGCGTGGCCGCCCGGATCGCCAGTTCCATGTAGATGGCGGCAAGACGCTTCTGACCATCGCTGAGCTGATGGAACGGGCGCCAGCCATGGTCATCGTGCAGCACCATCAACTGGTTGTCGCGCACCACGTATTTGATGTCGCTGGCATGCATCGAGGCGAGGACGCTGCCCTTGACTGCGGCGTAGATCAGCGGCGGCTTTCCCTCCTGAAGGGTGCGCAGCTCGTTGTACTGGAACCATTGGGCGAGGACGCCGATGTCCACCTCGTCATTCGAGAACCGCTCCCAGATCTGCTGCTTGTTCTCGAAGGGTTTCTGCAGGCTGTTGGCGCGTGGACTGCCTTGGACGTTCTGAGCGCCGAAGCGAGCGAATAACGGGATGGCACTCGCATTGCCTGGCTGGAACCAGGACCGAGCGCCACTGAACTCGGCACTACCCGCCAGCGCGTGCGCATAGTGAGGGTCGAATTCGGCAGAAAAGAAGGCGCCGAGCGGGTCATGTTCTTGAGTGAATTGATGGCTGGCTCCGAACGCGTCCACACCGATGCGCACGAGAGACGGCAGGACAGGCGTGCGCCACAGTTCACCGGCAGGGTCAGCAAGGTGAATCTGCCGGACATCATCCATCTCAAAGTGAAGCGATGCCCGTTGGGCGGGGGTGTCGAGCACGCGAGCGATGAATCCAGCGATCGGCAGACTGATCGCCTTGAGCAACGAGCTCTTCCCGGCCCCATTCACGCCCATCAGCAAGGTGAGGCGAGGATCCAACTCACAGTCGAAGCGTTCGAATCGCCGGAAATTGTCGATGTGGACGGACTGGATGTGCATGGTGGTCGGGAATGGACGCAGGCGCGTTGTCGGTGTCGCGCAATCGCTCAGAACTCGGCGCAGAGCCGGCCGGGATTGAACACGCCCCGGGGGTCGAACTGGGTCTTCAATTCACGGTGGATGCGGGCCAGCGTCGGCGGTAGCGGCGCGAAGACGCCCGCCTGTTTGTCATTGGCGCGGAACAAGGTCGCATGGCCGCCGACGGCCGCCGCCATCTCGCGCAGTTGCGCCGGCGCCATCGGCGTGACCACCCAGCGTTGGGCACCGCCCCATTCGATCAACTGCTCGCCGTGCAGCGGCATCGGTGGGGCCGTCGCCGGAACGCTGATGCGCCACATCGACGCGCCGCCCTGCACCGCGCGGCGGGCGCCGGTGAAGAACTCGTCCTCATGGTCCCGCAGCCCCTCCCAGAAGGGCGCAGCCATCGCCTCGGGAATGACATCTCCGCCCAGCTTCTGCGCCGCCGCGCGCACCGCCGCCTCGGCACCGGACAAGCGCAGCACCAGCGCGCCGTCCCACCATGCGCTGGCGCTGATCGGCAGCGGCTGGCCGCCCCACCGGTTGAGCTCCGGCAGTGCCTGTTCCTGAGGCAGCTCGAAACGCAGGGTCAAGGTCGCGACCGGGCGCGGCAACACCTTCAGCGACACCTGCACGATCAGGCCCAGCACGCCGAGCGCACCCGCCATCAGCCGGGACACGTCGTAGCCCGCCACGTTCTTCATGACCGTGCCGCCGAAGTGCAGGAGTTCGCCCTGCCCGTTGAGCATCGACAAACCCAGCACATGGTCCCGCACCGCGCCGGAGGTGGCACGCGCCGGCCCGGAGAGCCCCGCCGCCACCATGCCGCCCACGGTGCCGCGGCCCCGCTCGCTGCCGGAGAAGCGAGGCGGCTCGAAGGCCAGTTGCTGACCCTCGCGAGCGAGCAGCGCCTCCAGCTCGACCAGCGGGGTGCCGGCGGCCGCGGTCACATAGAGCTCGCTGGGCTCGTACGCGCAGACGCCGTTGAGATCGAGCGTGGACAAGGGCTCGCCGCGCGGCTCGCCGCCGTAGAACGCCTTGCTGCCGTGGCCCTCGATGCAGAACGGTCCGCCGCTGCGGATGCGTTCGCGCAAGCGCTCCAGGGCCTGCCGGGGCAGACCCTCGACGCTGGCGGGCGTGGCCGCGGCCACGACAGGTTCATCCAGACCTTCGGATGACGTCATCAGAAACGCTCCAGTTCAGGGAAAGCCAGCACGCCACGCTGAACGTGCATGCGGCCGTATTCGGCGCAGCGGTGCAGGGTGGGAATCACCTTGCCAGGGTTGAGCAAGCCGTTCGGGTCGAAGGCCCGCTTGAGGGCCAGCATCTGTTCGCGCTCTTCGGGCGAGAACTGGACGCACATGCTGTTGAGCTTCTCGACGCCCACGCCGTGCTCGCCGGTGACCGTGCCGCCCATGGCCACGCTGGTCTCCAGGATGTCCGCGCCGAACTGCTCACATCGATGCAGTTGGTCGGGATCGTTGGCGTCGTAGAGGATGAGCGGATGCAGGTTGCCGTCGCCGGCATGAAAAACATTCGCACAGCGCAGTTGGTACTTCTGTTCCATCCCCTGGATGGCCAGCAGGATGTCGGCCAGCCGCTTCCTCGGAATCGTCGAGTCCATGCACATGTAGTCCGGGCTGATGCGGCCCGAGGCCGGGAACGCGTTCTTGCGGCCGCTCCAGAACCGCAGCCGCTGCGCCTCGTTCTCGCTGACCTCGATGCCGGTGGCGCCGCTGGCGCGCAACACCGCGATCATGCGGTCGATCTCCTCGGCCACCTCTTCCGGCGTGCCGTCGCTCTCGCAGAGCAGGATCGCCTCGGCGTTCAGGTCATAGCCGGCATGGACGAAGTCCTCCACCGCGGCCGTCATCGGCTTGTCCATCATCTCCAGACCCGCCGGGATGATGCCGGCCGCGATGATGGCGGCGACCGCATCGCCGGCTCGCCGCAGGTCGTCGAAGCTGGCCATGATGCAGCGCGCCAGTTGCGGCTTCGGTGTGAGCCGCACCACGACTTCCGTGATGATGGCCAGCATGCCTTCGCTACCGACCACCACGCTCAGCAGATCCAGGCCCGGCACATCGAGCGCCTCGGCACCGAATTCCACTGGCTCGCCTTCGACGGTGAAGCCTCGGACCTTCAGCACGTTGTGCAAGGTCAGCCCGTATTTCAGGCAATGCACGCCGCCGGAGTTCTCGGCCACATTGCCGCCGATGGTGCAGGCGATCTGGCTGCTCGGATCCGGCGCGTAATAAAGGCCGAAGGGCGCGGCCGCCTCGGAGATTGCGAGGTTGCGGACCCCGCATTGCACCCGGGCGAGGCGGGCCAGCGGATCCACGGCGAGGATGCGGTTGAACTTGGCCAGCGCCAGCGTCAGACCTCGGGCATGCGGCATGGCGCCGCCCGACAGGCCAGTGCCTGCGCCGCGCGCGACCACCGGCACTCCCATCGCATGACAGCACTTGAGCACCGACGCGACCTGCGCCTCATCCTCCGGCAGGGCCACCGCGAGCGGACGCTCCCGGTAGGCGGTCAGGCCGTCGCATTCATACGGCTGGGTCTGCTCGTCCTGCCACAACAGCGCATGCGCGGGCAGGACCTCGCGCAGCGCCCGGACCAGCCGAGCCTGCTGCTCGGCCCGCTCAAGGGCGGAGGAGGGGAGCGCGGCATTCATGGCCCGAACTGTAGCCCGCGTTCACCATGCCGGTGCGCAGGGCCCCTCGATGGACGACGGGTAAAAACCCGGCTTGGGTGATGCGGCCCCGCTGGTCTGAGCGGATTCGCTACGCCGACGGCGATCCTGCCGCCCGCTGGCGATGGCGTTCAGGAGCGAGCACCGAGTGCCCCACGCCCTGCCTTGCGCCTGTCGGTTTGAGCCGGTGTCTCGTCGCTGAAGCAAGACTGATTCGCTTGCAGCTCGTCACATCTTGCCCAGGGCGGCGATGCTCAAGGCTCCAGAAAGACCGTGAGCACGCCGGTGTAGCCGTGCAACCTTGCATGGGCAATCTCGCCATTGGCGAAGAAGCCGATCAGCGGCACCTCGCCTAGCGCATGTTGGACCCATTGGAGTTCCGCCGACGGCGTGCCGAAATGCGGCCCCCCGCGGCCCGTGCAACTCACATAGATGGCGCCGGCCATGCGGGCGCCGCGCTCCTCGGCTTCGGCGCGAATTTCGGTGCAGATGCGCACCAGGTCGCGACGGGCGGCGTCCGGATGGCGTTCGCAAAAGCTCAGCAACTCGCCCTGGCGCAGCTGCTCGGCGACCGCGACGCCGCGTCGTGCCGGATCCAGACCGACCAGATGCCGCACCCGCACCTCGGGACCGTACTCCCGGCGTGCACCCGGTGCGTCGCTCAAGCCGACCAGCGTGCGGCGGAACAGCGGCATCGCCTGCCGCAGGGTGGTGGTTTCGCCGGTGAAGGCGGGGAGTTTCAGGTCCTCCAGCAGGGCATCCAGCGCGGGCTGGCCGTCCAGTTCGGTGACCAGGGGACCGTCGCTGGCGGTGACCCGTCGCTCCCGGCCCAGCGGCTGGCAACCCTGGCTGACGCGTGAGATCCAGCTCACCCCCGGCCCCAGGGCCAGGCCGGACAGGCCGCCTTCGACCACGTCGTCGGCGATCTGCACCGCAGACGAACGGCCGCTCACCAGCCCGCCGAACACATAACCACTGCTGCAGCGCTGGGCGAGTTCGGTGATCAGTTCCTGGAGATCCGGGGTGCCGCCATCGGCATGCATCAGCAGGCTTCGGGCGCCGAAGTCGGCCGCCAGGGGATGACGACCGGAAAAGATGCGCCACTGCGTCGGCGGCAGATCACAGACCATCAGCGCCAGGGCCGGCTCGGCGAAGTACTCGACGCCGGAGGCACAGACCGCCAAGGCCGATGCGCCGACCCAGCCGCAGCCGGGCCAGCGCAGGCGAACTTCGTCCAGCAACGCCTGCGCATGCGGCACATAGTCTTCGGACAGATACAGGAAGCCCAGCGTGGGCGCCATGCCCGCACGCTGACCGTCGATCTGCGCGCCGGCCAATGCGAGGGCCATGTGCGGATCGGGGTGGGTGGCGTGGGCCTGGATGAAACGAGGCATGAACGGCCCTCGGTGAACAACGGAAAAGGTGGAAATGCCTGGCGGCCTGGTGGGGCCAGGGGATCAGGAGGTGCGACGGGTGGGCGATGCGCCCTTACCCTTGGCGGCGCCAGCCTTGCGTGTCGCCGGCCGAGCCTTGGCGGCGGAGGCCGGCTGCGTCTTGGCGGTCCTGGCGGTCTTGGCGGTTTTGCTGTCGCTGCCCGCCTTGCCAACTTTGGAAGAAGCCTTGGGTGGCGCGCCGGCGGCCTTCCTGCCAGCCGCCGGCGCGGCTTTGCGCGCCGGCGTGGCCGTGCCTGCGCCGCTGTCTGAGTCATGGGACGCCGCCGGGGACGACGACGCGCTCGCGCCCGCCGCACCGCGAGACGTGCTGCGGGCGGTCTGGGTGCTGTTCAGGGGGCCATTCGCCGCCTGCCGGGCAACTTTCGCCGCCACCTGGGTGGCCTGGCTCATCATTTCGCCAGGCATGGCGGCCGCTTTGCGCAGGGTTTCGCCTGCGGCATCGATGCCTTGCTTGACCATGGTGCTGGCCATGTGGCGAGCGGCTTCGGTGCCCGGGTCCTTCATCGCCTGGGTGGCGAGCTGGGTGAACTGCTGGGTGAGCGCATTCCACCACTGCATCGGATCGACCGCCGCGGCGGCGGGCTTCGGCGGCGCCTTCTGGCTGTCGCTGCCGGCATCCGTACTGGCGCGGGGGCCGGCCTCGCCCGGATCGTCGGTGCGGCCCGCTTCGCTGGCTTCAGGCGCGCCGGTCGTCTGAGTGTCAGGTTCCGGCGTGGCCTTGGCGGCGGGCGCCGTCGCACCGGCGGCGCTTGTGCCCGCGGCGGCGGCCCTGCCCGACATACCGGCCATGCCCGCCGCGGCCGCCTTGGCCGCCGCCGCCCCGGCCTGGGTGGCGCTGGTCCAGGGGTCCGGGAAGGGCGCCGCCTTGAGGGCGCTCTTCAGGTCGGTCATCGGCACGTTCATCGCCTGCAAGGTGGACAAGGTCATCCGCTGCACTTCCAGCGCCTGGATGGTGGCCGCCAGCATGCGGGCGTTCTGTTCAAGCCAGAACTGGACCGTGCGAAGTTCTTCGA
The Roseateles amylovorans genome window above contains:
- a CDS encoding alkaline phosphatase family protein, translating into MTLTRRTWLLVPVLAALAACSHTPSDATTDAVAAPLAPTTAPAAKPPKLVVFMVVDGLPIRQVLGYRDQLQPDGFRRFLDRGTWFANAYYGHGYTVTAAGHSVMLSGAYPQRSSIIGNEWRHPVTGDEVYNTEDSRYQYIGHKTEPHAGTSPENYKVETVGDVLRTVQPGSKMIGISGKDRGAILPSGHKGTAYMYMGSTGQFASTTYYMQKHPAWVESFNAAKPADQFFGKAWTPMLPESAYARSVPDGQPWQANSGNGNRLPAVLGANMDGPGPRFYGNILPSPFGDELTLAFARAAVEGEQLGADDQTDILSVSLSSHDYVNHAFGPESRLSHDHFLHLDRHLQSWFQYLDQRIGRGNYIAVLTADHGFMDTPEWARGQGRDAGRINPAQVVGYVNAGLSKQYGEGRWVRGFSATGLQFDEALIQTKGLRNDDVYAKAKALAEEIPGVQVAFTRAQLAGNDTTTPFLEQMRKSWHPDVAAPLQLVPKPGWMFGSRLMGTTHGSPHEYDTHVPLLTWGPAWVGQGEVAQRVEVADLAPTLARILGIPAPRQAQGKLLPLPASGVAAEKKAH
- the glcF gene encoding glycolate oxidase subunit GlcF, whose amino-acid sequence is MQTHLAPEFQGTPEGETAEAILRRCVHCGFCTATCPTYQLLGDELDGPRGRIYLIKQVLEGATPTQTTQQHLDRCLTCRNCESTCPSGVQYGQLVEIGRRVVDAKVGRPRGERLQRWLLKEGMTSALFQPALRLGQALRPFVPAALKDKVPARPQPQAFQWPQRPHARKVLMLMGCVQPAMLPNINAATARVLDAAGIQTLVADDAGCCGAIRAHLNDHHGGLEDARRNIDAWWPMVEGHNQPVEAIVMNASGCGVQVKDYGRLLAHDPDYAEKAARVSAMTRDLCEWLPALVPALKPQLRPNRPTPRLAYHPPCTLQHGQQIRGGVESVMRELGFEIAVSPGESHLCCGSAGTYSVLQPLLSKQLRERKLDALAPLQADAIVSGNIGCIQHLQSGTSTPVRHWIEVLDDALTA
- a CDS encoding HNH endonuclease, with protein sequence MRAVDKGPPPVQADGQPVEMASYQDAADHLKRRLGRYCSFCERPVPVGLAVEHKWPRLHFPELERAWENLLLGCMNCNSHKGTRHVAVGGVMFPDTHDTFAAFEYIESGRIRPRPTLADAAPAAALLDLVGLSREPQQLSTADHRWDDRLETWALACQSRDDLAANDSPLVRAAILRTAVARGGFSIWMAVFAHDPAMRRALAQAFPGTRPLQCAA
- a CDS encoding AAA family ATPase, with the translated sequence MHIQSVHIDNFRRFERFDCELDPRLTLLMGVNGAGKSSLLKAISLPIAGFIARVLDTPAQRASLHFEMDDVRQIHLADPAGELWRTPVLPSLVRIGVDAFGASHQFTQEHDPLGAFFSAEFDPHYAHALAGSAEFSGARSWFQPGNASAIPLFARFGAQNVQGSPRANSLQKPFENKQQIWERFSNDEVDIGVLAQWFQYNELRTLQEGKPPLIYAAVKGSVLASMHASDIKYVVRDNQLMVLHDDHGWRPFHQLSDGQKRLAAIYMELAIRAATLNSHLGANCVAETPGIVLIDELDLHLHPQWQRSVIENLLTVFPKLQFIVASHSPFLIQAALERGAVIDMATGQRATTADHSIEDIAENVMGVDQPQRSQRFLEMRRLAQDYLELLETPAATPEAKAALKARLDLALSVFADDPAAAAWLSQRRVVKGL
- the glcE gene encoding glycolate oxidase subunit GlcE; this translates as MTSSEGLDEPVVAAATPASVEGLPRQALERLRERIRSGGPFCIEGHGSKAFYGGEPRGEPLSTLDLNGVCAYEPSELYVTAAAGTPLVELEALLAREGQQLAFEPPRFSGSERGRGTVGGMVAAGLSGPARATSGAVRDHVLGLSMLNGQGELLHFGGTVMKNVAGYDVSRLMAGALGVLGLIVQVSLKVLPRPVATLTLRFELPQEQALPELNRWGGQPLPISASAWWDGALVLRLSGAEAAVRAAAQKLGGDVIPEAMAAPFWEGLRDHEDEFFTGARRAVQGGASMWRISVPATAPPMPLHGEQLIEWGGAQRWVVTPMAPAQLREMAAAVGGHATLFRANDKQAGVFAPLPPTLARIHRELKTQFDPRGVFNPGRLCAEF
- a CDS encoding FAD-linked oxidase C-terminal domain-containing protein; protein product: MNAALPSSALERAEQQARLVRALREVLPAHALLWQDEQTQPYECDGLTAYRERPLAVALPEDEAQVASVLKCCHAMGVPVVARGAGTGLSGGAMPHARGLTLALAKFNRILAVDPLARLARVQCGVRNLAISEAAAPFGLYYAPDPSSQIACTIGGNVAENSGGVHCLKYGLTLHNVLKVRGFTVEGEPVEFGAEALDVPGLDLLSVVVGSEGMLAIITEVVVRLTPKPQLARCIMASFDDLRRAGDAVAAIIAAGIIPAGLEMMDKPMTAAVEDFVHAGYDLNAEAILLCESDGTPEEVAEEIDRMIAVLRASGATGIEVSENEAQRLRFWSGRKNAFPASGRISPDYMCMDSTIPRKRLADILLAIQGMEQKYQLRCANVFHAGDGNLHPLILYDANDPDQLHRCEQFGADILETSVAMGGTVTGEHGVGVEKLNSMCVQFSPEEREQMLALKRAFDPNGLLNPGKVIPTLHRCAEYGRMHVQRGVLAFPELERF
- a CDS encoding FIST signal transduction protein codes for the protein MPRFIQAHATHPDPHMALALAGAQIDGQRAGMAPTLGFLYLSEDYVPHAQALLDEVRLRWPGCGWVGASALAVCASGVEYFAEPALALMVCDLPPTQWRIFSGRHPLAADFGARSLLMHADGGTPDLQELITELAQRCSSGYVFGGLVSGRSSAVQIADDVVEGGLSGLALGPGVSWISRVSQGCQPLGRERRVTASDGPLVTELDGQPALDALLEDLKLPAFTGETTTLRQAMPLFRRTLVGLSDAPGARREYGPEVRVRHLVGLDPARRGVAVAEQLRQGELLSFCERHPDAARRDLVRICTEIRAEAEERGARMAGAIYVSCTGRGGPHFGTPSAELQWVQHALGEVPLIGFFANGEIAHARLHGYTGVLTVFLEP
- a CDS encoding PhaM family polyhydroxyalkanoate granule multifunctional regulatory protein; this translates as MTEASFSKFVPGFDFLQGLVKNAGAAIPGFNQWVAPTLNPQELDKRIEELRTVQFWLEQNARMLAATIQALEVQRMTLSTLQAMNVPMTDLKSALKAAPFPDPWTSATQAGAAAAKAAAAGMAGMSGRAAAAGTSAAGATAPAAKATPEPDTQTTGAPEASEAGRTDDPGEAGPRASTDAGSDSQKAPPKPAAAAVDPMQWWNALTQQFTQLATQAMKDPGTEAARHMASTMVKQGIDAAGETLRKAAAMPGEMMSQATQVAAKVARQAANGPLNSTQTARSTSRGAAGASASSSPAASHDSDSGAGTATPARKAAPAAGRKAAGAPPKASSKVGKAGSDSKTAKTARTAKTQPASAAKARPATRKAGAAKGKGASPTRRTS